Below is a window of Bactrocera dorsalis isolate Fly_Bdor unplaced genomic scaffold, ASM2337382v1 BdCtg142, whole genome shotgun sequence DNA.
TGATTCGCCgtcgcttatttatttatattttcatttttgtttttataatctCTTCAATGTTTATCGCACATTTTatcttttcaaaattattattgtttaaaacAAGGGAAAGTTCGAAGTTGCTGAGTGTCAACGTGAGCGATTCCATGGTCTCCATCCGCTTAGAGGAGATCGATCAAAAGTTGGCAAGTGGGCACATGGAGAAAGAAGTAAAGCAAACTATTCAAACTTTTATTGTTTCAATCGATAAACCGTTATGCCACACAAACAATCATATATTTTCAGAGGAAAAGTTATATAATTCATTGGTAGATAGTGACGCTGCAACTACAGTTATCCAACTTTTAACGGTTAGTCATGAAATCAGAAAGATGTGTAGCAATATTCTAACCAAGGGCAGTTGCTGTTGGTTGGAAATGTTGAAGAACAAACAAGAATACCTGGATTTAAAATGCTTGATCTCACAATTAAAGTGAGAAATATTGAGGAACATCCGGAAATTCTACCTCTTGGAGATAAGTGAGACTTACCAAGCTAcataatatcaaatatataGCTTATTATCTAGGAAGAATGTAGTCTGAGTTAATTTATGATACCGTCGGCTAGTCCCTAAACATGTAACATCCTCTTTCAGTCCGCTCCGCCCGTGAGAAGTATGTCACTACTAGCGTATGAATGCCTGAAAAGTTTAACTTAGCTTTAGATTTCTTTTCTGTCTCAGAAGCTATTGAGTTgacaaaaattattccatgaTCGATGAAGAGCCTTTGCTGCTTTATCTATGCGGCCAATGATCGGCGAGACTACGTTTTAACAcatgaaaaataatatgaatcAAATTGTAACTGCACCGCCCTCACTCAAACATCAGAAAATATCCCTCAAGTAATTTCGGCTtgagtttttattgaaaacccATTTAATCCTTCGAACTATCCGATTTGAGTTTGCTTTAGGCGGAATACGAAACAATGGCGTCTTGTGACTTCATTTGTTGATTGAAATTGATTTCATTTGATAATATCCAGTCTCACACATTTCtatgtatgaacatatatcAGAGTTGCAAGTaatggttaaaaaatataaaatctaaaaaataaaatataaaatcataaaacgtttgaattatatttttattttgtaaataaattttataaaatttaaaaaataatttgtttgagAATTAGCCTTTTTGTCCGTTTACAAACACGAAACATTACTTTCATTTTGAACTTGAAACATAATTGAAGAGAGGATGATGAGTTGATACGGGTACATCAGTTTGGCTTTCGAAAAAACACTCGACTATTGACCAAGTACATAGAATAATCATTGAAAGTccctttgaaaaaaaaaagttttctcggAATCTTCCTCGACGTTTCTAAAACTTTTGATATAGTTTGTCATAATGGACTCTTAAACAAAACTAAGATGCTTCTACCAAAAGAATATTACAATATATGATTTTAAGATATTGTAATATTCTTTTGGTTTCTTCGGATCGATAACAAAATTCTTGTTTACAAGCAGGTGTTCAAACCAGTTTGGAATTATAGGATACAACTTTGGAGCTGCTCAAGCCCTAGCACTGTCGCACAAATCCAGCgattccaaaacaaaattttaggaTGCGTCTTGATATGTTCGCAGACGCGATCTTGAACGCGATGTCAGAATTAACTCAGTTGCCGCATCAATCAACAAATATGCAAAGTCTCATAAGACTTTCTGACCATGTGAACACTGAAGCCAGAGCTCTTATCGCTCAAAGTAAATGGAATGAAAGGCTTAATCGCAAAAAACCGTAACCGTGTCACCTTATACAGTAGCCAGACTCTCTGCAATTTATACGCAGGGCACCATTAATGttgtaacgggtttttcaataagaacgcTACAAAAGTTGCTTTGAAATAAGACAAAAACGTATGAAGTTTATCAATCGTCACTGGCTttttggcatagaccatagacttgacagAGCCCCACAGAAATAGTCTAATGGCGTCAAATcacacgaccgaggcggccaattaactgggccatttcgtgaggtAACACGTTCACCatacttggttttcaataaatcgattgtgacattcgctgtgtggcttgcgGCGCCGTCCTGTTAGAACCAAAATATCTTGTTAGGGCCAagaatattcggttatcattgagcggtagcgattaccattcacagtaatgtGCCGGTATTGATCATGATGGAAGCAGTACGGTCCAATGACCACaccaaatgtaattttttcgggatgcaatggtgattcatggagtacgtgtggtttgctgcctgaccaataacgcatattttgcttattgacaaagccattcagccagaaataagcttcatcgctgaagatgatttttcaatgaaaatacaGAACATTAATTTTAAGTTGTTCAATTCCCAATTCACAAACATACGACGATTCCGGTAGCCAAGCGGCTTTTTGATcctgtaaggatgtaggccacgatctttttcgcaaaattccCCACAACTACATCAGAGAGATTCCCAACGCTTGAAACGTGTGCAAGTCTGATTTGAGTCtttctcaattgatgcgctagcagTAGCAATATTCTAGACTCTaagggcacttctttgtctcactggcacgggaacattttgtactgtgcctgtggattcaaatatGTTCACttgacgctcaattgttgatctgacaggacgatggTGCCCAGAAATTGGAGAAAGCGTTCTAAAAATTCAAGCCACTGACTCCTGAattttggtagtaaattttaataatttcaactcgttgttggatcacatatctttctatgatgaaaGGTTTGCCcttagaaaaaagaaagaagaagaataaaaacgCATTTCAACAAGTCAGGAATTGTCAAAATCGCTTTAGTCGTTCATGagttttgaatagtttgttttATTCATACAAAGATAAATATTGGAGCACACTTCTGGAACTAGCTGATAACCATTCGACTACCCAAATGTCAGTGACTTTGCCAGCTCTAATTCGTTCGCAGCAGTTGAAACGATTTGTGCAAATTTCTCCACAAACTTATCAAGTGGACCAAATCGTGTGCAGATAAGagttttatgaatgaataacTCGCTGAAGATGCATTGGGAACATCAAGCGAGCATTTTCAGCGATAAATAACGCCACTAAACGGCACCCGCCGTCAGCCGCGCCAGCCAACATCTTGCGGcgcaaaaatgtcaaaaaaatcaCGTAGCCACCGACAACATCGCCGCCAAGCACCGCAGCGATAAAGCACCAACGCGACAACGCCAAAGCAAAGCGAAATGCGAAATGGCGCATTTGTGCGCAGCAGACAAGAAAATATGGAATCAACACAATTATCGCCACAACACCTGACCCAGCAAAATACATAAGTAGCATTTACGATGCGGTTGGCGCTATGCATGCACACGGCGACGCAATTGCATGCGAGCGAGCAGCACAAGTTTGGAAAATTAATGGCCGCTGGCTGTGCGCGAGCACCTTCTGCAGAAATGCGAGACCGAAAAGAATTGCACGCACCCGCCATAGCAGCTGGTTTGTGACTCTCGGGTCGCTGGAGGGGTGCGACGCGGCACAATCTCAGCACGTGAAAATTTGATATGAAAAGTTCAAGCGACAGTTGGGAACGTGCGATACAGCTGGCTACCTCATTGTGGCTGCGGAGTGCATATAAAACCATTACGGTCGCAGCATCTGACGATTAGTCAAGGCGAAACCTAAAGCCATTGCAGCACAGACGTGCAACGCCAAACCATTGAATTCTAACCGCTGCCATACGCGGTTTTATATTTGTCGCCACACGCTCGATACTGTTACAACACATAACACAGTTACAGCACTGCTTTAGCGCTCCAACATAATACCCAGAGGAGACAATGCTGGCATCGCATGGCTTACTACACGTGCCCCCAGGCCAACGCGTCGCCTACGCCGCAATTCACTTTTGGCTACTGCTCACCCAACTGATGAGTGCGGCCACGGTCAGCAGCAGCAGAGCCTCAGCATCCAGCGAGCAGTCGCCGCTTCAAGCACCACCTCCACCGCCAGCATTGATGGACACAGCGTTGACAAACTGCGGCGACGAAGACAACCCTAAATGGCGGCCCGTTTGTGCCACGGCGAACGGTGTGGACTATGTGCTCTTTGGCAGTGAATGTTTGCTGAGGCAAGCCAACCGTGAGCGCCACCACTCGGACGCAGGGGATGCGAGCCCCGGTGAGTTCCACCCACCTGTGCAACACGAACTTTATGTGCCACTGTGTCGCGCGATTAATGTACTAGTTTCCGAAATTGCTTGCATTGTAGTCACTTCtgtactttttcttttttttctcgttttctcATTTTCCGTTCAgtctaaatatttcaatttttgttgtacttttaatttttaatattttatgcgaAAAGTTTTTAGGGAAATTGCGTTGGGATTCTGCCGGCCGAGTTGCGGCCTTATAATTTGCGAAGGCAACGAGCAGGCGATTTGTGCCCGAAATGTAAACAGTGGCGAAGTTCGGCGCTTTGGTGGACTCTGTGACATGGCGCGCGATGTATGCGTCAACGACAATGGTGAGCTCCTATTTGTCTTTAAGAGTTTAACTAGGCAATTGTGCAGCAGAACTGTACAATctctatatatattatatacaagtgGTTACAAAATCCATGGACGGAGCGCGGACGCAGGTCCTTGTATGACTAGTATGCTTTCTCTTATCTACATAGTACCgcttattcttttttattgggCACAAAGCCCTTAAAGGGTTCAAGTCTGCGCTCGATTGACGATACAAAATCGCGTCGGGTTAAACGCAgaataaattatactttttcACAGTCGCAATCAAACCGATCCATAACTTAGGGTAATTGTAAAGTACCTATTTGGGTTTGACTCCATTTGTATGAACTCGGGAATCTCtaaacaaaatttcgaaatttttccatatttcaGATTGGCAATTGATCTCCGATGATGCTTGTGTCCAGTCGCTGAGGAGTCCAGCCCCTACTTTGCCAGCTCCAACCACCGAAGCTACTCCGCTCAAAGCATCTAAAGGAAAGTCCTttactaaaatgaaaaaaataaaacacggACAAGATGTTAGAGAAGGGAAGATGAGCAAGTCCATACCATGCCCCAAGGTATTTAACCCGGTCTGCGCTGAACTCTTTGGCGTCAAGGCGACATTTATCAACGAATGTCTTGTGAATGCCGAGAACGTAAGATTTAACAAAGGTATGAAgaagacacatacacacacaaaataaGTACTAAGTATACCGGCCTAGAGTAGCTGACGACTAAAATCCGTTAATCCTTTTCACAGACTGGAAAATTTTCTCGGAGGGCGTTTGCGCAGAAGACTATGCGAGTTCCGAAACACACAAAAATGCGATTAGCAAGCGCAGCACGGTGGGCAGTGCGACTGTTACATTCCAACTGAACGCACCCGAGCCGCAATTGAACAGTGATGTCATATGGACACCAAATATCGAAAACACCAACTATATGAATGAGGATGTTTTCAGCTCACATGGAGGACAAATGAGAAGCATGTTGCAGTACAACCAGCCTTTCGGGGGGCGGCATAGCGAACAGTCGTCCTTGGACGCAACGCCACACAATATACGCATCCTGCCAGTGGTGAATGATCGTGTGTCGGTCTGTAAATTTGGCGCTGGTCCCGTTTGTGGGAGTTCATCGCAGAACTCGCTGCATAAGTTTGACAATATATGCGAGCTTTTACTGAGAAATATCATTTTAAATGAATGTGAGTATTGAGTGATATTTGCTCTGATACAAAAAGAATGCAGGGCTGGGCAGTAGATTCTTCAGTGAAGCATTTCTTTTTTCCTACGGACGAAATACCGTAACTAATTTAAcgactttgtttttaatattcgtTCAACAGCTTGGGTTGTGGTTAACGAGGGCAAATGCCGTAGATGTGTCTTGAATTGTACTACAGACTATGATCCCATATGTATCTCACGCAATGGTGTTAATTACACCATAATCAACCAATGCCATCTGGATCACGCTATTTGTCGAAATAATTACAACAGTGAGTATTATattgcaaacaataaaaataacgaaatCGATTTTATGGAATCAATAGGTTAATTGAGTCAGAGGGttccaaaattcaaaatttaaactctattttatgtatatttgtcttTTCATTCACTGACCCTTCACTTGATACTAAACTTAACAGGCTGACCTTCAAGCTCACCGATTCGTTGTGTACTACCATTTCGTTTACACTCAAATtgattcacatatgtacatatgtatgtatgcaaatatctAACTACGAGTTTTATCATTTTGTAGACTGGAAGATACTAGGCAAAGGAGAGTGcaaaaatgtcttaaaaaatattcaatcgGGCCAAGATAATTACATCAAAGTAACCGCAGTGAATCAAAATGAAGACTACTTTCCTAGGCACACACGGAAAATTCTCGAATTCTTATCAGTAAAAGCAGCGGAAAGTCAGAAAAACGAAAGCCTACCCGGCGTTCCTGACCAAACGCCTTCACTAGAGGTTTTCTCTGTGGAATCCCATAGCTCCAGCTCCAGCGAACTTTTACTTCCCAACACTACATCACGGCCCAGCGAGAACACCACACTTAAGACTCATATAATGAATTTATGGCGGAGCTCGAAAAGAAAATCGCCCTCCTCTAGAAGAAAGAGAAAttagtaataagtttaattgcAGAACAGCCAACTAGTTTTATAATTCAAATTCAGCAAccaaataatttattgtttataagttttgtatttttttagaaacataaataaaaagtttaaaattcaaataataaaagcgTTTCACATTTCTTTCTTGTTACAATTCGCTCCGTTAGTTCTGTATTATTTGTTCCACCTCACAGGTGGCGCACTGAATTTTTGTCATTTCTTTCACCCTAAATTcgtaaatatttacgaaattctcacacagaaataattgaacaaaaatCGTTTTGCTTGCGTGTTGTTATGGACGTTCTCTGATTGATCCGACACGAATGTAGGCCGTGGGAAAAGTGAGTAACCGCTAGAGCGTGAACGAACAAATATGAGGTAGTGCTAAAAATACGGTGCATAAATACACAACTGCGCgtttatgtttgtgtgtaagGTCATCGCTATTATATAATCACTAGAAAACAGAAAAGCCTAATGTCGAAAACCTTGCCTGCCACGCCATCGCCACCAGCTCTACATCCGTCAAACATTGCCAAGAAATATCTGCCGCCgcccaaacaacaacaactgccaaCATGTATCTGGGCACTGGAATATCCCGAGTTACAAAAAGCGTGTTTCCTGGCACGGGTATGTGAGGACAGTGCTCCGCAACATTGTCAGCTTCACAAAGTGACCACTATTCTACAAGAAGGGCCCACCTGTGGTCTAACTGCGTTGAGCATGCTTTTGAATGGCGCACCAAACCCTAGCGAACTTTTACAGATTGCTAGGAATCTTCACTATACAAACAATGGCGAAATGTTCAGtgcacaaaatttatttcaacttaTACGTGATACTCTAAAATCGGCAAATACTTCTATAGCCGAAgtgataaaaacaacaaaagccacAACGAATGATATGTCGGCCAATGAACGCCACACGAGGGCGATAGCGCATTGCGAGTTACACCAAGGCCCACTTGACTGTGTCAAGGTCAGATCAGCATTGCAGGCGGGTGCTTGCATTTTTGTACCGTATCCTTTACATAAGAGTCTTAAAATGTACACATTCTAAATGTGGAATGTGTTCGAGTATGAACGATGTGTCGTGCGCGTACGGATTAATgacctttttcaaaaaaacaaaatatatatatatatagatatttaacATATTGATCGTTCAAATGTGTTTTGGTAAAATAAAACTGCGAATTATCCCTAGTTGATACCGGAATGTTTTCGCTAAATAAATTCAACCGATGCATTTGACCGATCAGCTTTTATTAAACAGCTGATTTGTGTCAACTTCTGACAGTTGAATTGACATTCCAAAAGGTCCATTTGACGCAtagataaatttatatataatttattcttgaTTTGACATTTGCGCGTTTCTTAAGTTGCTTTATTTGGTGTGCTTACATTTTATTTAGTTCAAATTTAATCTACAATACTTTAATTCTTTAAAAGTAACATTTATAAAATGGCAACCGAAGAGGAGCAAGTAAGTCATTAAAgattatttcatttcacatttcgCTTACTTTCTTGTGTCGCCCATCAGATTCAGGTGTTGCCGGTCAAGGAGCCGCTCGACTTGATTAGACTGAGCTTGGATGAAAAAGTGTACGTAAAGATGCGAAATGAACGCGAATTACGAGGACGTCTTCATGTAAGTAGAAGTAAAAACCATAGTCACAAGtataaatattccaaaaagACCCACACGAGCTAAGTGCCGAAACCGATTTGCCAGAAGCTCAGAAACAAGCATCTAAATACACAAGTgaagcaatatttatatttaaacagtttaaattataaataaaatgtagaaaCTTCGTTTATGTCAATTATTGCCTGATTTGTAAAAAGCTAGGTAATCTGGAAATGTAGATGGGCATAGTGTTCGGCTTTGCaattcaaaactatattttaatataacaacTATCTTGTATTTTGTAGGCGTTTGATCAACATTTGAACATGGTGTTAGGCGACGCTGAAGAAACAGTAACTACTGTAGAAATTGATGAAGAGACTTATGAAGAAGTATATAAAACCACAAAACGAACTATTCCAATGCTTTTTGTGCGAGGAGATGGTGTGATATTGGTATCACCTCCCATGAGAGTAGGCTAAAGCAAATGTTTAAAGCGTAGAATGTAATGgtataattaaataaagtaaatatgtgCTTAACAGTCAAcaattacaaatgtattttattcattatttctaTATTGACAAAAATCAGCAAAATAATGTTTTCCTTAACACACGATAATATGctttaacaaatatatatatatagatacgaTCCTGACTACAACCATTCGCCTTGCCTAAAATACGGGCACAAAGCTCATTGGGCACTTATCATCGGGTACTTGATAAACGATAAAAAAGAGGTTTGTGTAACATAAATTGTTACTGCACATACTATATTTACGACCATATatgaattgtatatatttttgaaaatttcagttCTTTGTCTTGGCGCGTCACGGAAAAGCGAAAAATCTGGCTGTGTGGTCAATGAGCGCTCTAAGCGACAGTAACGCCAACCTTGTAGAGTTCGAACAGCCGAAAGGTTATCCCGATTGTGATTTTCTGCTACCACCCGGTGGTATTGGCGGTGATTTAGGTTTAAGAGAGCGTGCCATTATTGTAAACATGTTGCcgcaagaaaatttatttatctattcGAGAAAAGGAAGGAGTTCCAAACCTTAGCCGGTCCTCCGGTTATACTCTGGAATATTTAGATTAAATTTCTACAAACTGCCatgttattttcaaaaaacaaaatgtaaccAATCTGAAAggaatataaatacaaattgcaAACTATTAGCAGCATTAAAACACGGATTTTATTTGGAACTcttaaatattgatatatgtatgtatttatt
It encodes the following:
- the LOC105232495 gene encoding uncharacterized protein LOC105232495; the encoded protein is MLASHGLLHVPPGQRVAYAAIHFWLLLTQLMSAATVSSSRASASSEQSPLQAPPPPPALMDTALTNCGDEDNPKWRPVCATANGVDYVLFGSECLLRQANRERHHSDAGDASPGEFHPPVQHELYVPLCRAINVLVSEIACIVVTSFMRKVFREIALGFCRPSCGLIICEGNEQAICARNVNSGEVRRFGGLCDMARDVCVNDNDWQLISDDACVQSLRSPAPTLPAPTTEATPLKASKGKSFTKMKKIKHGQDVREGKMSKSIPCPKVFNPVCAELFGVKATFINECLVNAENVRFNKDWKIFSEGVCAEDYASSETHKNAISKRSTVGSATVTFQLNAPEPQLNSDVIWTPNIENTNYMNEDVFSSHGGQMRSMLQYNQPFGGRHSEQSSLDATPHNIRILPVVNDRVSVCKFGAGPVCGSSSQNSLHKFDNICELLLRNIILNESWVVVNEGKCRRCVLNCTTDYDPICISRNGVNYTIINQCHLDHAICRNNYNNWKILGKGECKNVLKNIQSGQDNYIKVTAVNQNEDYFPRHTRKILEFLSVKAAESQKNESLPGVPDQTPSLEVFSVESHSSSSSELLLPNTTSRPSENTTLKTHIMNLWRSSKRKSPSSRRKRN
- the LOC105232497 gene encoding UPF0692 protein CG33108, with the protein product MSKTLPATPSPPALHPSNIAKKYLPPPKQQQLPTCIWALEYPELQKACFLARVCEDSAPQHCQLHKVTTILQEGPTCGLTALSMLLNGAPNPSELLQIARNLHYTNNGEMFSAQNLFQLIRDTLKSANTSIAEVIKTTKATTNDMSANERHTRAIAHCELHQGPLDCVKVRSALQAGACIFVPYDPDYNHSPCLKYGHKAHWALIIGYLINDKKEFFVLARHGKAKNLAVWSMSALSDSNANLVEFEQPKGYPDCDFLLPPGGIGGDLGLRERAIIVNMLPQENLFIYSRKGRSSKP
- the LOC105232496 gene encoding U6 snRNA-associated Sm-like protein LSm3 translates to MATEEEQIQVLPVKEPLDLIRLSLDEKVYVKMRNERELRGRLHAFDQHLNMVLGDAEETVTTVEIDEETYEEVYKTTKRTIPMLFVRGDGVILVSPPMRVG